In bacterium, the genomic stretch TCGGGCTCGGCGGGCGCCTCCACCGGCGGCGGGGCGGGGTTCTTCGGCGGCTTCGCGACCGCGGGCTTGCCGGCGGCTTCCGCGTCCGTCATCGGCGCGGCGGCCGGTCCCGGACGCGGGGGCGCCGCGGCGGCGGTCTCGCCGTCGGCGACGACCTTGCCGTCCGCCTTCGCCGTCGCCGTCTTCCCCGCCGCGGGCTCCTTCGCGGCCGGTTCCTTCTTCGCGGCGACCTTCTTCTTGACGGTCTTCTTCGCGGGCTTGGCCGGCTTCTTCTCCACCTCGGGCTCGTCGGGCGCCACGGGCAGGTCGAGGGGCCGGAAGCTGGCGACGTGCTTGAGCTTCTCGGGATCCAGGTTGTGCGCCTGGGCGTAGTTCACGCGCATGATCTCGCGCTTGCGCTGGTAGCTGGCGTGGATCTTCTCGATCACGTCGTCCTCGACCACGCTCATGTGGCTCTTGGCCTCGGCGTGCATGTCCCGCAGCATCTTGAGGATGACGGGGCTGTCGACGCCGTAGTGCTTGGCGAGTTCGTAGACCCTGAGCTTCCTGACCAAGTGTCCTACCTCCGTCAGCGGTTGCGCCGTCTGCGTGTCCGACCCCCGCGCGGGGTGGCGGCGCCGATGCCTCGCAGGAAATCCGGGTCGTCCAGGGCGACGACCGTCAAGTTGCGCCGGCCGAGCGCCCGCGCCAGATCCTCGCGTCCCAGCAGGTCCCCCCAGACCGCCCTCACGGGCGCCAGCGAGAGGTAGCGGTCCCTCTGCCGGGGGCTCGCGTCGGTCGCCAGGATGAGCACGGGTCTGCGCCCCCTGCCCACCATGCGCGCGACCTGCTCCGCCCCGACGGCCAACTTGCCGGCCCTGAGCGC encodes the following:
- a CDS encoding translation initiation factor IF-2 N-terminal domain-containing protein; the protein is MVRKLRVYELAKHYGVDSPVILKMLRDMHAEAKSHMSVVEDDVIEKIHASYQRKREIMRVNYAQAHNLDPEKLKHVASFRPLDLPVAPDEPEVEKKPAKPAKKTVKKKVAAKKEPAAKEPAAGKTATAKADGKVVADGETAAAAPPRPGPAAAPMTDAEAAGKPAVAKPPKNPAPPPVEAPAEP
- a CDS encoding ribosomal L7Ae/L30e/S12e/Gadd45 family protein, whose translation is MTEAGGEPAGTPAPADGEALLRMLGLALRAGKLAVGAEQVARMVGRGRRPVLILATDASPRQRDRYLSLAPVRAVWGDLLGREDLARALGRRNLTVVALDDPDFLRGIGAATPRGGRTRRRRNR